The Streptomyces sp. NBC_00659 genomic interval TCGATGACGAGACCCGGTCCGCCGGTGCGGGTGACGAAGACCGCCCAGGTGCCACGGGTGAGCCGGCTTTCGTCGGTGCCCCCTGCCTGGACCTGCTTCCAGCCACGCGCCCGCAAAGCCGTGGTCACGTTCTCACGGGAACGGGGAGCGCTCTTCGTCGGCACGAAGTCGTCGAGAGAGATCATGCAGAGGTTGCCGGTCGGATTCTCCATTCCCTGACCTGCCATGGAGCCGGGCACTTTCGCCTCCGCCACGGCCTGGAGCAGTTCCGTGCGCATGGCCGCGTACTCGGTGCGACGCTGCCCCGCCGAAGGGTCGGCGCTCGCCGGCGGACGATTCGGGACGGGCTGTGTTGTCTGGGGGGTCCCGCAGCCCGCGAGCACTCCGAGCAGCGGCAGAACACAGGCGAGGCGGGGCAGGGTATGACGCATGCCCGAGATCATAAGCACTGGTCAGCGGGCTGGTGCTCAGGGCCCCGCGGCCCGCTCGGTTCGCGGAGCACCGCGAACCGAGCGGGCCGCGGAGGACTGGTGAAGTACGCGGCCGGAGAAGGAGTTGAACATGTTCAATTATGCTGGCAGGATGGCGGGCGCGTGATCGACACCACGGTCGAACCGCAGTCGTTTGTGGCGCCGCCTCGGAGGACCGGATGGTGAGGACCGACCCGCTCGGCCCGGTGGTACGGCGCGTCGCGGTCCTCGTGGCCGGCCTGTTCGTCCTGGTGGGATGCAATCCGCACATGTACGACGACGTGCCCGCGGTGCATGACGCGAAGCGGGCGGAGATCGTGGATTCGTGGCGCTGCGTCGACAGCACGGAAGTCACCCTCCGTGCTGACGGAACAGCCGTCATCCGCTTCCTGGACGGGCAGGAATTCGACTTCGGCGACAGGTGGCGGGTGTCGGGGACGGGGGTGTGGGAGCTGACGGACGAGCGCGGCGGGTGGAACGACGGTCAGCATGTCCGGCTGACGCTCACCTCGCGCACGGCATCGGCCACGCGCACTCCCGCTCCCGATGAGAGCCTCGGCTCGTCGGCCGGGCCCGAGCCCGCACCCGAGACCTATACCTGGACCTTCGAGCTGCAGCGGAACGACAAGAAGCGGTTGCTGCTGTACTTCTTCTTCGGCGACCCCGACTCCCGCAGCGCCTACGTCCTGGAGCGGGCGTAGGCAGGCTCGACGGCCGTCGGCCGTTCGGCGGAGGCGCCGCGCCGGTCGCCGGCCTGCCGCCCGCGAACGGCACCGGTCACGGTCTCCGGAACACGGTGATCGAGTGGCCGATCTCCTCGACCCGTCCGCTCGGGGCCAGCAGCGCCTTCAGGCGGGCGTCGGCCTTGTCGATCGCGGTGTCGGAGACGACGAGCAGTCCGTGCACCCGGGCCGCGGGCACCGTACGGGGGTCGGTCGCGTCGATGCCGTAGGCGGACGGCACCCCGGCGCCCTTGTAGACGAGCCACACCTTCTCGTGGGGATAGTGCCCCTTCAGCCGGTCGGCGAGGCGGCCGAGGTCCTGGCCCCAGTCGACGTTGGAGTCGTGCAGACGCAGATAGGTCTTCCCCGGGCCGCCGAACGCCTCGTTCGAGTACGGCAGGTAGTACGGGTACGTCAGCAGCGAACTGACGCCGACGAACAGGACCAGCGCCGCCGTCACCGGCCCCGGCCACCCCGGCCCGGGCCGCCGCGTGATCCCCGCCCACCCCGGCAGGCGCAGCCGATCGGCCCCGGCCCGTTCCGGCCGGCGCCCGCGCGGGACCACGGCGCAGCCCGCCGCGACCGCGAGGAACACCGGCATGAACAGGGCGTAGCGCACGCCGAGATCGCGGGAGCCGGTCATCGCCGAGGCCAGCAGCAGTGCCGGCGGGACCAGGAGGTACGGGGCCGCGGGGCGCAGCCGGCGTACGGCCAGAAGGGTGAGCGAACCGGCCGTCCAGAGCGCCATCATGCCGAGCGGGGTCTTCACCAGCAGCGCCGCCGGCAGGTAGTACCAGAGAGACCCCTGGTAGAGCCGGCCGAAGAGGAAGCCCTGCCAGGTCGCGTTCTCGAAACCGAACTGGACCCGCATACCGTCCCGGTACGGCCGCGGCACGGGCAGGTGGTCGACGAGCAGCGCGCGCAGTCCGTGCACGGCCGGGAGATCCGCGGGCGCCGTCCAGCGCAGCCGGGGATCGACGGCCAGATACGTCACCCACACCACGGCGACGGCGACCACGGCCATCCCGGCGGCGGCCGCGGCGGCGCGTCCGAGCAGCCGGGCCTTCGCCCGTGGGTCGCTACCCGGCGCCGTGTCCCCGCCGGTGGTGCCCGCGTGCCACACGGACACGACCGCGAGGAGCAGCACCAGCGGAACGGCCGGCAGCATGCTCATCTTGGTCGCCACCGTCGCGCCGAGCGCCACGGCCGAGAGCGGCAGGTACAGGAACGGCCGTCGCCTGGCCCGCCACACCAGCCACACCGAGGTCAGCAGGAACCCCGACGCCGGAACGTCGAGCGTGGCCAGCGAGCCGTGCGCGATCACGTCGGGCGAGAACGTGTAGAGCGCGAGGGCCACCAACGCGCCCCTCCTGCCCGAGAGTTCACGGGCGAACGCGAGGGCGACCAGACCGAACAGCAGCGTCAGGACGATCACCGGCAACCGCGCCCACAGCATCACCCGCCAGGGATCGTTGCCGGACTCGTACAGCACATGCCGCCCGAGCTCGGTCTGGTCACCCTTGAACGCGGGGTCGAGGTGCGGGTGCGCGAACAGCAGACCGATTCCGATGACCAGCTTGCCCAGCGGCGGATGCTCGGGGTTGTACCGCAGGTCGTGCCGCTGGACGTAGACCGTCGCGGTGCCCACGTACACGGGCTCGTCGATCGTCGGGGTCTGCTCGACGGCCGTACTGACCATGGCGACGGCCATCTGGAGCAGCAGCAGGGCCACGGCGACGACGAACGCGGCCCGTCTGTGCCGCCGCAGCCGTCCGAGGAGCGCGCGCGGTGCCACCGCGCCGTTCACCGGCATGCGCTCGTCGTGCCTGCTGGCCAGAGATGTCGGCATGCCCTTTGTTACGTCCGCTCCGTACGAGCCTGCTCATCGGGCGGCCCACGGATCCGGGTACGCGTCGAGGCGCCGGCCGGGTGATCCGGCCGGCGCCCTGGCAGGGGAGCCACGAGTATGCCCGGCCTTCCGCACAACTCAAGGGATCGCGGGCGGTGGTGTGCGTACGGCCGGGCGTGCTCGGTCCTCCGTCCCGGCCTCTCCTCAGTACGGGGAGGCCGGGTCGCGCGGCCCGGCGGAGACCGCCCGGCGCAGCGCGGCCCGCAAGGCGAAGGCCACGGCCAGTTCGACCAGACCGATCAGCACCATCCACAGACCGAGCAGCCGGGTCAGGGCGCGGGCCGACTCGGTCGGCAGGGCCAGTACGACGATGCCCGCGATGATGCCGATCGCCGCCGCGCACAGGACGAAGCCGCGGTGCGGCAGGTCCCTGGCCGCGAGGGCGGTGTACGCGGTCAGCACGCCGGACACGAGCCAGACGATGCCGAGGATCAGGGAGAGCGCGGCGATGGTCTGCAGCGGGTTTCGCAGACACAGGACGCCGGCCAGGACGTAGAGCACCGAGATCAGCAGCGTGGCGAACCGGTTGCCCTGCTCCCGGTGGCCGAAGACGGACACGAACCGGAACAGGCCGATCACCAGCAGGTAGAGGCCCAGGAGAACCGCGAGGACGTGCAGGGTCTCGTCCGGCCAGACCAGGATCAGGATGCCGGGGATCAGCGTCGCGACGGCCGAGCCGAGGAGCCAGGTCCAGGAGGCGCCGACGCGGTCCAGCACGACCGCGGGGTCCCCCGGGGGCGCGTAGGCCTGGCCCCCGGGCCCGGGTTCGGGTCTGGTGTGCGGTGCCGGACCATGCGATTCCGTCATGGTTCCTCCTCACGCGGTCGAGCGGACCGGTTCCGGGCCGCCGACGGGACGGTGGGTGGATTCCCGGCATCCACGCTCCCGTGCGCCGGGTTCCGGCGGCTCACCCCCGGCGGGTGATCCTCGTGGTCACCCGGGCAGTTGGCGCATCTCCACGACCCGCAGGCCGAGCGACCGGCAGCGGGCCAGCAGTCCGTACAGGTGTGCCTCGTCGACGACCGGGCCGAACAGGATGGTCTGGCCCGAGATCAGCACGTGGTCCATCTCCGGGAACGCCTCGGAAAGCGTCTCCGACAGATGTCCCTCGACGCGGATCTCGTACTGCATACGGGGCTCCCCCCGGCGGGCGGCCTGGGGTGGACGGACGGCACCCTTCCCCACGATCATCCGGCACCGCGCCCCGCCCGCCCTCACCCGCAGAAGGTGAATCGGGGCCGGGGAGCCGCGCGCGCTCACGCCGGTTCACGCGCCCCGGGTTCACGCCGGTGCGAGCGTCTCGGTTTCGCCGGTTCGAGTCCCGCGCGTTCACGCCGGTTCGACGGGAACGGTCGGGCTGCTCGTCCCGGGTTCCTTGCCCCGGCCGGCTCGTCCGGTCGGCAGGTGCGTCGTGACCAGGAAACTCGCGAGCGTGATGCCTCCGGCCGCGAGGATCGCCGCCTTCAGGCCGTTGAGCTGCGCCGTCGCGTAGGAGTCCGTGACGGCGTCGACCTCGGCCGGCGGCAGCCCGGCCTGTTCGGCCGCCGAACGCACCTGGTCGGTGGGGACGAAGCTGATTCCGGCTTCGAGCGCGACGCTGGTCTGGGTGCGTGCCTCCTGCGACACCGCCGGGTTCTTCGCCACCTGGTTGGTGAAGGCCTGCGCCAGGGCGCCGACGAGGATCGATCCGATCAGCGCGGTACCGAGGGCGGAGCCCAGATTCTGGGCGGTGAACTGGAGTCCGCCGACCTCGCTGCGCTCCTCCTCGCCGACGCTGGACTGCACCACGTTGCCGAGCTGCGAGGCGAGCAGGCCCATGCCGACGCCCAGCAGGGCCATGGCCCCGGCGAACTGGGCGTCGTCGATGTCCGGTTCGATGGTGGCCAGCAGCCACGTGATGGCTCCGAGCAGCGTCAGCAGGGCCAGTCTCACCACCCGGCGCGGTCCCATCACCCGCCCCAGCCTGGAGGCCAGTACGGACGCCAGCAGCATCGTGACGGACACCGGGAGCAGCCGCAGTCCCGTCTGGAACGCGTCGAATCCCTGCACCACCTGGAGATACAGCGGGATGGCGAAGAACAGCCCCAGCAGGATGAGGTTCTGGCTGACCAGCGTCAGCAGGCCGGAGCGCAGGGGCAGCCGGTGCAGCAGCGACAGATGGATCAGCGGGTCGGTGCCGTGCGCCTCCCTGCGGCGCTCCCACTTGGCGAAGACGGCCAGGACGAGTACCCCGGCGGCGACGACGAACAGGGTCGGAGCGAAGCCGAGGACGGTGAAGGGCGGGTTGCGGGGCTGCACCCACCCCCAGGTGCCGCTCTGGAGGACACCCAGCACGCCCAGTCCCAGTCCGGCCGCCGACAGGAAGGCGCCCACGCCGTCCAGCCGGGGGCGGGGCTCGGGCCGGGGTCTGTCGGGGAT includes:
- a CDS encoding ArnT family glycosyltransferase; its protein translation is MPVNGAVAPRALLGRLRRHRRAAFVVAVALLLLQMAVAMVSTAVEQTPTIDEPVYVGTATVYVQRHDLRYNPEHPPLGKLVIGIGLLFAHPHLDPAFKGDQTELGRHVLYESGNDPWRVMLWARLPVIVLTLLFGLVALAFARELSGRRGALVALALYTFSPDVIAHGSLATLDVPASGFLLTSVWLVWRARRRPFLYLPLSAVALGATVATKMSMLPAVPLVLLLAVVSVWHAGTTGGDTAPGSDPRAKARLLGRAAAAAAGMAVVAVAVVWVTYLAVDPRLRWTAPADLPAVHGLRALLVDHLPVPRPYRDGMRVQFGFENATWQGFLFGRLYQGSLWYYLPAALLVKTPLGMMALWTAGSLTLLAVRRLRPAAPYLLVPPALLLASAMTGSRDLGVRYALFMPVFLAVAAGCAVVPRGRRPERAGADRLRLPGWAGITRRPGPGWPGPVTAALVLFVGVSSLLTYPYYLPYSNEAFGGPGKTYLRLHDSNVDWGQDLGRLADRLKGHYPHEKVWLVYKGAGVPSAYGIDATDPRTVPAARVHGLLVVSDTAIDKADARLKALLAPSGRVEEIGHSITVFRRP
- a CDS encoding HdeD family acid-resistance protein yields the protein MTESHGPAPHTRPEPGPGGQAYAPPGDPAVVLDRVGASWTWLLGSAVATLIPGILILVWPDETLHVLAVLLGLYLLVIGLFRFVSVFGHREQGNRFATLLISVLYVLAGVLCLRNPLQTIAALSLILGIVWLVSGVLTAYTALAARDLPHRGFVLCAAAIGIIAGIVVLALPTESARALTRLLGLWMVLIGLVELAVAFALRAALRRAVSAGPRDPASPY
- a CDS encoding MFS transporter — protein: MKHWRALAVLGTAQFLMVLDTSVMNVSISQLVEDFDTDVTAIQAVITLYALVMAAFMATGGRLGDILGRRRLFLVGLVVYGVGSALTAVAPTLWVLALGWSVIEGLGAALVLPAMAALVAESYSGKDRAVAYGVIGGLAGAGIAVGPLLGGWVTTYLTWRLVFAGEVVVVVAMLCFRRAIPDRPRPEPRPRLDGVGAFLSAAGLGLGVLGVLQSGTWGWVQPRNPPFTVLGFAPTLFVVAAGVLVLAVFAKWERRREAHGTDPLIHLSLLHRLPLRSGLLTLVSQNLILLGLFFAIPLYLQVVQGFDAFQTGLRLLPVSVTMLLASVLASRLGRVMGPRRVVRLALLTLLGAITWLLATIEPDIDDAQFAGAMALLGVGMGLLASQLGNVVQSSVGEEERSEVGGLQFTAQNLGSALGTALIGSILVGALAQAFTNQVAKNPAVSQEARTQTSVALEAGISFVPTDQVRSAAEQAGLPPAEVDAVTDSYATAQLNGLKAAILAAGGITLASFLVTTHLPTGRAGRGKEPGTSSPTVPVEPA